From a region of the Planctomycetota bacterium genome:
- the yvcK gene encoding uridine diphosphate-N-acetylglucosamine-binding protein YvcK: MVKVKALLFDLDDTLFDCCGLLVEAARRRAARAMVRAGLPCSEEEAYRQQIELAEQHGPRFDVFDAMAEMHGMPHSLAQAALAAYNSDEVGEIQPFPDVPETLSELRSQGYKLLLFTTGVTARQEKKVQALGIGSFFDEVAINDVETGEHRDDAFQDLLARHRLKPDEVVCVGDRIQSEIKTGNSLGMITVQMLHGRFKDLVPKTELEEPDYKISRISELHYVLRVLNRRNKGAEPRVVAIGGGTGLPVVLQGLKDLTSNLTAVVTVTDSGRSSGRIRSDFGVLPPGDMRNCLVALSDSSQLLNDLFQYRFAEGALEGMSFGNLFIAAMAKVTGSFESAVRETSRILAIRGKVLPSTYEDVHLCAKLADGAVVEGEVNVRRPGKAPITDVFLRPADAKANEEAVNEILRADLIVIGPGSLYTSVIANLLVPAVPEAIRASKARKVYVCNIVTQAGQTDGYSCADHIAAIERCLGDRVLDAVLVNSNVPAPSILQRYQSEGADLVRVDDKIAAHRVQIILDDLVENLDQRRILWEKQDLLRHDPEKLAELIWNLL, translated from the coding sequence ATGGTGAAGGTGAAGGCCCTCCTGTTCGACCTCGACGACACGCTCTTCGACTGCTGCGGGCTGCTGGTCGAGGCGGCTCGGCGCCGCGCGGCGCGCGCCATGGTGCGCGCGGGGCTGCCGTGTTCCGAGGAGGAGGCTTACCGGCAGCAGATCGAGTTGGCCGAGCAGCATGGGCCTCGCTTCGACGTGTTCGATGCCATGGCCGAGATGCACGGCATGCCGCACTCGTTGGCGCAGGCGGCCCTGGCTGCGTACAACAGCGACGAGGTGGGGGAGATTCAGCCGTTCCCCGATGTGCCCGAGACCCTGTCGGAGCTGCGTTCGCAGGGGTACAAGCTGCTGCTCTTCACCACCGGGGTCACCGCGCGCCAGGAGAAGAAGGTGCAGGCCCTGGGCATCGGGTCATTCTTCGACGAGGTTGCGATCAACGACGTCGAGACGGGCGAGCATCGCGATGACGCGTTCCAGGACCTCCTGGCCCGCCATCGCCTCAAGCCCGACGAGGTGGTGTGCGTGGGCGACCGGATCCAGTCGGAGATCAAGACCGGCAATAGCCTGGGCATGATCACCGTGCAGATGCTCCATGGGCGCTTCAAGGACCTGGTGCCGAAGACCGAGCTGGAGGAGCCCGACTACAAGATCAGCCGCATCAGCGAGTTGCACTACGTGCTGCGCGTGCTCAACCGGCGGAACAAGGGCGCCGAGCCGCGCGTCGTCGCCATCGGCGGCGGCACGGGGCTGCCCGTGGTGCTCCAGGGCCTCAAGGACCTCACCTCGAACCTCACCGCGGTGGTGACCGTCACTGATTCCGGCCGCTCCTCGGGCCGCATCCGGTCCGACTTCGGCGTGTTGCCGCCGGGGGACATGCGCAACTGCCTGGTCGCGCTGTCGGACTCGAGCCAATTGCTCAACGACCTCTTCCAGTATCGCTTTGCCGAGGGCGCGTTGGAAGGAATGAGCTTCGGCAACCTCTTCATCGCGGCGATGGCCAAGGTCACCGGCTCGTTCGAGAGCGCCGTGCGCGAGACCAGCCGCATCCTGGCGATTCGCGGCAAGGTGCTGCCCTCGACCTACGAGGACGTGCATCTGTGCGCGAAGCTGGCCGACGGTGCGGTGGTCGAGGGCGAGGTGAACGTGCGACGGCCCGGCAAGGCCCCGATCACCGACGTCTTCCTGCGCCCTGCCGATGCGAAGGCCAATGAGGAGGCCGTGAACGAAATCCTGCGTGCCGACCTCATCGTGATCGGCCCCGGCAGCCTGTATACGAGCGTGATCGCCAACCTGCTGGTGCCGGCCGTGCCGGAGGCGATTCGCGCCTCGAAGGCCAGGAAGGTCTACGTCTGCAACATCGTCACGCAGGCGGGGCAGACCGATGGCTACTCCTGCGCCGACCACATTGCCGCCATCGAGCGGTGCCTGGGAGACCGCGTGCTCGACGCGGTGCTCGTCAACTCGAACGTTCCCGCCCCGAGCATCCTCCAGCGCTACCAGAGCGAAGGCGCCGACCTGGTGCGCGTGGACGACAAGATCGCTGCCCATCGCGTGCAGATCATCCTCGACGATCTGGTCGAGAACCTCGACCAGCGGCGCATCCTGTGGGAGAAGCAGGACCTGCTGCGCCACGACCCCGAGAAGCTGGCCGAACTGATCTGGAACCTGCTGTAG
- a CDS encoding HDIG domain-containing protein, whose protein sequence is MITRDEAFALLSSHVQAGTLRKHCLATEAILRALARRLGEDEALWGIVGLVHDLDFEATANAPAEHTKATCDILRPLGFPDHALQAVREHNAEALGIPRESRLGIALACGETLTGLIVATALVMPDKRLASVAARSVLKRMKKKDFARNVSREIIGECERLAIPLEDFVQLSLTAMQGVAGDLGL, encoded by the coding sequence GTGATCACGCGCGATGAGGCATTCGCCCTGCTCTCCAGCCACGTCCAGGCGGGGACCCTGCGCAAACACTGCCTGGCCACCGAGGCGATTCTCCGGGCACTCGCCCGACGCCTGGGCGAGGACGAGGCCCTCTGGGGCATCGTGGGCTTGGTGCACGACTTGGACTTCGAGGCCACGGCCAACGCCCCGGCCGAACACACCAAGGCCACCTGCGACATCCTGCGCCCGCTCGGCTTCCCCGACCACGCCCTCCAGGCCGTCCGCGAGCACAATGCCGAGGCCCTCGGCATCCCCCGCGAATCCCGCCTCGGCATCGCCCTGGCCTGCGGCGAGACCCTCACGGGTCTCATCGTCGCCACGGCGCTCGTCATGCCCGACAAGAGACTCGCCAGCGTCGCGGCCCGCTCCGTGCTCAAGCGAATGAAGAAGAAGGATTTCGCGCGCAACGTGAGCCGTGAGATCATCGGCGAATGCGAGCGGCTTGCTATCCCGCTCGAGGACTTCGTCCAGCTCTCCCTCACGGCGATGCAGGGAGTCGCGGGCGACCTGGGCCTGTAG
- a CDS encoding NYN domain-containing protein, whose product MSVTYPSQRVAVLVDVQNMFYSAYDCFRGRLNYKKLLDTAAAGRHVVRALAYAMRDGNNQNSFFTMLREVGYELRTKEPRVRPDGTRKGGWDIGITIDALMLAPKVDVVALVSGDGDFVELVHALRTLGVRTEVYAFERSVGRELRDVADLFTPIGEEMIFRDARADAEPYAAAPEPAPQPRPAAPTRPPAPAQPVRTPPPPAPPRISSFGAGILNDEPQEEAPAPPPRPSRARSRSSPSFLDRLEAEDEA is encoded by the coding sequence ATGAGCGTTACGTACCCCTCGCAGCGAGTGGCGGTGCTGGTGGACGTTCAGAACATGTTCTACTCGGCCTACGATTGCTTTCGCGGCCGGTTGAACTACAAGAAGCTCCTCGACACGGCAGCGGCCGGCCGCCACGTCGTTCGCGCCCTCGCCTACGCGATGCGCGATGGCAACAACCAGAACTCCTTCTTCACCATGCTGCGCGAGGTCGGCTACGAGTTGCGCACCAAGGAGCCCCGCGTGCGCCCCGACGGCACGCGCAAGGGCGGCTGGGACATCGGGATCACGATTGACGCGCTGATGCTGGCCCCCAAGGTGGACGTGGTCGCGCTCGTGAGCGGCGACGGCGACTTCGTGGAGCTGGTGCACGCGCTGCGCACCCTAGGCGTTCGCACGGAGGTCTACGCCTTCGAGCGCAGCGTGGGCCGCGAGCTACGCGATGTAGCCGATCTCTTCACTCCCATCGGCGAGGAGATGATCTTCCGCGACGCGCGGGCCGATGCCGAGCCCTATGCAGCGGCGCCCGAGCCCGCGCCCCAGCCCAGGCCCGCGGCGCCCACCCGCCCACCGGCGCCTGCCCAACCGGTCCGCACGCCGCCGCCCCCCGCCCCGCCGCGCATCTCCAGCTTCGGCGCCGGCATCCTCAACGATGAACCCCAGGAGGAGGCCCCCGCACCTCCGCCCCGCCCATCCCGGGCGCGCAGCCGCAGTTCGCCCAGCTTCCTGGACCGCCTCGAGGCCGAGGACGAGGCTTGA
- a CDS encoding FHA domain-containing protein — MVRLVVSGKGESRVVEVPGPVITLGRGTEATVRLADDGMSRRHSRLEVAPDGSCKITDLGSRNGTRVNGELVREGPIKAGDVILIGTTRITVEAITPAAGAAGQGAPSAAPPPPPPTGPALCLVFLAGPNKGQTHPLTHATTRIGRRRRDNEIALFDTGISNRHAEIRKGPEGLILADVGSRNGTLLNGQRVTQSPLKPGDRIQLGHTLIEVRAAGPDGHPTATLPKPDELRFAPTDEARGAADDTATDEHHAEEPEAPAEEGSGRGTRIALLATAIVLAAGVFGTVYAVRILRRQRPAPSVPSKVGELPEGKSPSGKADPSTRLSPGAQAGGSAGLKAALAEAETLVGAKRYGEAIRRLEDFAKAVGASQADALKAHERVAEIDAKAREELQVALDALRRAELTGVESDFAAAQKAIESAAEPLRGSAHEAAVTKAAQALQAARQDAPNRRRDIEAATLLAAAKAHRDRREPHIAAMHCRELLARYPTAPAAAEAKALLEALPPTAEGPKEK, encoded by the coding sequence ATGGTGCGTCTCGTCGTGTCGGGGAAAGGGGAGAGCCGCGTCGTCGAGGTGCCGGGCCCGGTCATCACGCTCGGGCGTGGAACCGAGGCGACGGTGCGCCTGGCAGATGATGGCATGTCGCGCCGGCACTCGCGGCTCGAGGTGGCGCCCGATGGCTCATGCAAGATCACCGATCTCGGCAGCCGCAACGGCACTCGAGTGAACGGCGAACTGGTGCGGGAAGGGCCGATCAAGGCAGGGGACGTGATTCTGATCGGCACGACGCGGATCACCGTGGAAGCCATCACGCCGGCGGCAGGCGCGGCGGGGCAGGGCGCTCCTTCCGCCGCCCCTCCGCCGCCTCCGCCGACGGGTCCCGCCCTCTGCCTGGTGTTCCTGGCGGGCCCCAATAAGGGGCAGACCCACCCCCTCACGCACGCCACGACCAGGATCGGGCGGCGTCGGCGCGACAACGAGATCGCCCTGTTCGACACGGGCATCTCGAACCGCCATGCCGAGATCCGAAAGGGGCCCGAGGGATTGATCCTGGCGGACGTTGGCAGCAGGAACGGCACGCTCCTGAACGGCCAGCGCGTGACCCAGAGCCCCCTGAAGCCCGGCGACAGGATTCAACTGGGGCACACGCTGATCGAGGTGCGGGCGGCGGGGCCGGACGGGCACCCGACAGCGACCCTGCCGAAGCCGGACGAGTTGCGGTTCGCCCCCACGGACGAGGCGCGGGGCGCCGCGGACGACACGGCGACCGACGAGCACCACGCCGAGGAGCCCGAGGCGCCTGCCGAGGAAGGGAGCGGGCGGGGCACGCGGATTGCGCTCCTTGCTACGGCCATCGTGCTCGCAGCCGGCGTCTTCGGCACGGTGTACGCCGTGCGAATCCTGCGGAGGCAGCGGCCCGCCCCGTCGGTCCCCTCCAAGGTTGGGGAACTGCCGGAGGGCAAGAGTCCGTCCGGGAAAGCCGACCCTAGTACACGCCTGTCCCCGGGCGCACAGGCGGGGGGTTCGGCGGGTCTGAAGGCGGCCCTGGCGGAGGCGGAGACGCTGGTCGGCGCAAAGCGATACGGCGAGGCGATCCGACGCCTGGAGGACTTCGCGAAGGCTGTTGGAGCCAGCCAGGCGGATGCCCTGAAGGCTCACGAGCGAGTCGCCGAGATTGACGCCAAGGCCAGGGAGGAACTCCAGGTGGCTCTCGACGCGCTCCGCCGAGCGGAACTGACGGGAGTCGAGAGCGACTTCGCCGCGGCCCAGAAGGCCATCGAGAGCGCTGCCGAGCCGCTCCGGGGCAGTGCGCACGAGGCGGCCGTGACGAAGGCGGCGCAGGCGCTCCAGGCGGCTCGCCAGGATGCCCCGAACCGGCGGCGCGACATCGAGGCCGCCACGCTGCTGGCAGCGGCCAAGGCACACCGCGACCGCCGGGAGCCGCACATCGCAGCAATGCATTGCCGGGAGCTGCTCGCGCGATACCCCACCGCCCCCGCGGCGGCCGAGGCGAAGGCGCTTCTCGAGGCGCTGCCCCCCACGGCCGAAGGCCCTAAAGAGAAGTGA
- a CDS encoding ATP-binding protein, translated as MDRLPPVILHEFTMQDFKSFPEASLRIGLLTLLVGPNASGKSNLIEALRLLSWMARGQRLDRFNEAVERGELPLRGRAEDLPLDGKRQFGLAARFEYSDAHVLSSLDRFRVTVSVEGTGLRVQDESLKHLIQPNDFLYRVAAPATPPSHEIRVAYYGYTGLDNEPQALCQDHQLVLTQPAVFDPSYRSPTWVMSHLADCLSRIFFLDPAPNRMRGYVSRKADALHEDGSNVSGVLARVCADPVRREQVAAFIRSLPEREILGIEFDEAPPDEVRLRLAESFGADQRWRDARILSDGTMRVLAIGAALLSVPEWSILVIEEIDSGIHPSRVQELLANIRRCAERRNLGVLLTSHNPALLDALPHESLPHVTYCYRDPRTGGSRLQQLGERPELLAQGPVGRLVARGVLERVFRDTRDTEERRRDALAWVDTLGERQP; from the coding sequence ATGGATAGACTGCCGCCTGTGATTCTCCACGAGTTCACGATGCAGGACTTCAAGAGCTTTCCGGAGGCCTCGCTCCGCATTGGCCTGCTCACGCTCCTGGTGGGACCCAACGCCTCAGGTAAGAGCAACCTCATCGAGGCGCTTCGCCTGTTGTCCTGGATGGCGAGGGGCCAGAGATTGGACCGGTTCAACGAGGCCGTGGAACGGGGCGAGTTGCCTTTGCGCGGGCGCGCGGAAGACCTCCCTCTCGATGGCAAGAGGCAGTTTGGGCTGGCGGCCCGCTTTGAGTACTCTGACGCGCACGTCTTGAGCAGCCTGGATCGGTTTCGCGTGACCGTCAGTGTCGAGGGTACTGGGCTGCGAGTCCAGGACGAGTCGCTCAAGCACCTCATTCAGCCGAATGACTTCCTATACCGAGTTGCGGCGCCTGCGACGCCTCCGAGCCACGAGATTCGGGTTGCCTATTACGGCTACACTGGGCTAGACAATGAGCCTCAAGCTCTCTGTCAAGACCATCAGCTTGTTCTGACCCAGCCTGCCGTCTTCGATCCTTCTTACCGCTCGCCGACCTGGGTGATGTCGCATCTCGCAGACTGCCTTAGCCGCATCTTCTTCCTGGACCCGGCGCCGAACAGGATGCGGGGCTATGTCAGCAGGAAGGCTGATGCCCTGCACGAGGATGGAAGCAACGTCTCGGGAGTTCTCGCAAGAGTGTGCGCTGACCCTGTCAGGCGGGAGCAGGTCGCCGCGTTCATCAGATCCCTTCCCGAGCGCGAGATCCTCGGGATCGAGTTTGACGAGGCACCGCCCGATGAGGTGCGGCTGAGGCTTGCGGAGTCGTTCGGCGCCGATCAACGGTGGCGCGATGCTCGTATACTCTCCGATGGGACTATGCGCGTCCTGGCTATCGGCGCAGCCTTGCTCTCCGTGCCTGAATGGTCTATCCTGGTGATTGAGGAGATTGACAGCGGCATCCACCCCAGCCGGGTACAGGAGCTTCTGGCGAACATCCGCAGATGTGCCGAGCGACGTAACCTGGGCGTTCTGCTCACGAGCCACAATCCTGCGCTCCTGGATGCGCTGCCGCACGAATCGCTGCCCCATGTGACCTACTGCTATCGCGACCCGCGCACGGGTGGCAGCAGACTCCAGCAACTCGGAGAAAGGCCAGAACTGCTTGCGCAGGGCCCGGTGGGGCGCCTGGTGGCACGGGGGGTTCTGGAGCGCGTATTCAGGGACACACGCGACACCGAGGAACGTCGGCGCGATGCGCTCGCGTGGGTGGACACATTGGGCGAGCGACAGCCGTGA